The window TGAAGAAACGGCGTCTCTTGTCTTGGTTATTACGGACTGGGAATGGTTATTCCACTAGGGGCTGCATTGGTGTATGTGCCGACAGAACTCAAACCAGTCACGGGATTGACTGTGACTGAAATGTAGCGCCTGCTGGTTCCTGTCCCCGCGGTCAACCACAACACGGATTGATTGGCTTGAGTCGTTGAGCCATATGGTCCGAACTCCACCGAGGTGATAGTTTGCGTGGTCGTGCCGACCGCCTGGCCGCCCAACAGCTTCACGGGAATGCCCAAGCTCGGCAACGTGGACAATGAAACGGTGTACTGGTTGGATGCGTCCGTGGGCGAACGGAAGGGAGAATTCGGCAGTGTGGCCAGCGTTGGGTCACTGCCGGTGTAGGTTAGCACCAAGCGGTTATTTGTGGTATCGAGCGTAAAGCAGTAGGTGCTGTCGTTGCCCACTGCCAAACCGCGGGCATACGCCAATTCACCCGCTACAATGTTGGCGACTGAATGTAGTTGATCGTA of the Pirellulales bacterium genome contains:
- a CDS encoding prepilin-type N-terminal cleavage/methylation domain-containing protein, yielding MSSARELLLKFASGSIAAQRRRAFSLLELLMVIVLVSILAKMVITNAVSTAYDQLHSVANIVAGELAYARGLAVGNDSTYCFTLDTTNNRLVLTYTGSDPTLATLPNSPFRSPTDASNQYTVSLSTLPSLGIPVKLLGGQAVGTTTQTITSVEFGPYGSTTQANQSVLWLTAGTGTSRRYISVTVNPVTGLSSVGTYTNAAPSGITIPSP